The Actinomycetota bacterium genome has a segment encoding these proteins:
- a CDS encoding phosphoribosylaminoimidazolesuccinocarboxamide synthase: MTGALNTLDVGLPHVASGKVREIFDAGEHLLMVATDRVSVFDVVLPTPIPEKGAVLTGLSVFWFDRTQQIVPNHLVEWRGATMPGGAGSVGGRAMLVRKAQMLPIECVVRGYLVGSGWKDYKRTGEVCGVELPEGLREADKLPEPIFTPATKAHTGHDENIDSDSAASIVGDASLVKRAAEISIALYEFGRAHAESRGILLADTKFELGLVDGELVLCDECLTPDSSRYWPADSWEPGATPPSYDKQYVRDYADSVGWDHSAPGPELPDEVVQGTRARYREAFERITGMTLDQHLGQA; this comes from the coding sequence GTGACGGGAGCCCTCAACACACTCGACGTCGGCCTTCCCCACGTCGCCTCGGGCAAGGTCCGGGAGATCTTCGACGCGGGCGAGCACCTGCTGATGGTCGCCACCGACCGCGTGTCGGTGTTCGACGTGGTCCTGCCGACCCCCATCCCGGAGAAGGGCGCGGTCCTCACCGGGCTGTCGGTGTTCTGGTTCGACCGCACCCAGCAGATCGTCCCCAACCACCTCGTGGAGTGGCGCGGCGCGACCATGCCCGGTGGCGCAGGTTCGGTCGGGGGCCGGGCGATGCTGGTGCGCAAGGCCCAGATGCTGCCCATCGAGTGCGTCGTCCGGGGCTACCTCGTGGGCTCGGGGTGGAAGGACTACAAGCGCACCGGCGAGGTCTGCGGCGTTGAGTTGCCGGAGGGTTTGCGCGAGGCCGACAAGCTCCCCGAGCCGATCTTCACCCCGGCCACCAAGGCCCACACCGGACACGACGAGAACATCGACTCCGACTCCGCGGCTTCCATCGTCGGCGACGCCTCACTGGTCAAGCGAGCCGCCGAGATCTCGATCGCCCTGTACGAGTTCGGACGCGCCCACGCCGAGTCCCGCGGGATCCTGCTGGCCGACACCAAGTTCGAACTCGGACTGGTGGACGGCGAGCTCGTCCTTTGCGACGAGTGCCTCACGCCGGACTCCTCGCGCTACTGGCCGGCCGACTCGTGGGAGCCGGGGGCGACGCCGCCGTCCTACGACAAGCAGTACGTCCGCGACTACGCCGACTCCGTCGGCTGGGACCACTCGGCGCCGGGGCCAGAGCTCCCGGACGAGGTCGTTCAGGGGACCCGGGCCCGGTACCGGGAGGCGTTCGAGCGAATCACCGGCATGACCCTGGACCAGCACCTGGGGCAGGCGTGA